A genomic stretch from Coffea arabica cultivar ET-39 chromosome 10c, Coffea Arabica ET-39 HiFi, whole genome shotgun sequence includes:
- the LOC140015896 gene encoding uncharacterized protein, whose amino-acid sequence MGNPKTHLRLFANKLGKPVDDENLPLRLFPESLEGDALDWYSNLKLEDVKTWIDLSNAFVRQYEYNCELAPTRTTLEGTKRKPSEDHKTYAKRPPSRTFTNLGRPLDQLYDQLRASGKIGTVPPPTYPYGMPAWYNPQAVCAYHSGAPGHATLDCKALKHKVQDMVESGEIVIRKREPQGPNVNQNPLPEHVGVIMDDAEYEEQIKKLAIEAEVFGVTDQPFVIELPFEEDNKPFVLDLTPAENEALKPVVIEFPKQEPVLSLQQVPWNYDEPSIQIGENSTAKKEVSVVTRSGKTVNPFETTTPIQANSSEPPIKPTITEKEAVDFLKRLQRSEYNIVEKLSKSPAQITMLDLLFSSDVHRDALIDVLTKAQIPRDISVDNFSNVVGSVLFNKQIAFSDDELPTEGIGHNKALYITVRCNGKMLPKVLIDNGPWIHKSGAVPSSLHQLLKFVVNDKLITIFAEEDCLVITDSGVKEEGSRSVTMSPHSTSGIVSVSWITTEEQTLSKASVMMAREMIRGGYKFDKGLGRELQGILKPVEIMEKRDTFGLGFRPTTKDIKEMKERKRAEKEGRQRVFDIPPLRYTFPRPTEIITAEGNSTEEIEDSLSQLFIGATFEDDFPNEAEFPDVPEGSISNWTAEFLPVQKEFR is encoded by the exons atgggtaatcccaagacacatcTCCGACTATTTGCCAACAAATTGGGAAAGCCCGTGGACGATGAGAATTTGCCTTTAAGGTTGTTCCCCGAGAGTCTGGAAGGGGATGCGCTTGACTGGTATTCTAACCTGAAACTTGAAGACGTGAAAACCTGGATTGATTTGTCTAATGCATTTGTGAGACAGTACGAGTACAACTGCGAGTTGGCTCCGACCCGAACTACGTTAGAAGGAACGAAAAGGAAGCCTTCCGAGGACCACAAGacctatgccaagag GCCCCCTAGTCgtacttttaccaatttaggtagGCCTTTAGACCAACTGTATGACCAGTTAAGGGCCTCTGGAAAAATTGGTACAGTACCACCTCCTACCTATCCGTATGGCATGCCCGCCTGGTATAACCCGCAAGCTGTTTGCGCCTATCATTCAGGGGCACCTGGGCATGCAACTTTGGATTGCAAGGCGCTTAAGCATAAAGTTCAGGATATGGTTGAGTCTGGAGAAATCGTGATCAGGAAAAGGGAGCCACAAGGGCCAAACGTAAATCAAAACCCCTTACCAGAGCATGTTGGGGTTATTATGGACGATGCGGAGTACgaggaacaaatcaagaaattggcaatagaagctgaagtgtttggagTCACGGACCAACCGTTTGTCATAGAGTTGCCATTCGAAGAAGATAACAAGCCTTTTGTCTTAGATCTCACGCCAGCGGAGAATGAAGCTTTGAAACCAGTAGTCATCGAATTCCCGAAGCAGGAGCCCGTATTAAGTCTGCAACAAGTGCCGTGGAATTACGATGAGCCTAGCATACAGATTGGGGAAAATTCAACCGCAAAGAAGGAAGTGTCAGTAGTTACCAGATCGGGGAAGACTGTAAATCCATTTGAGACTACTACTCCAATTCAAGCCAATAGTTCTGAGCCACCCATcaaaccaacaatcaccgagaaagaagccGTGGATTTCCTTAAACGACTCCAGAGAAGTGAATACAACATAGTGGAAAAGCTAAGCAAATCACCTGCCCAGATAACCATGTTGGACCTACTTTTCTCTTCGGACGTGCATAGGGATGCATTGATCGATGTATTAACTAAGGCTCAAATTCCGAGGGACATTtctgttgataatttttcaaacgtggTTGGGAGCGTATTATTCAACAAGCAAATTGCTTTTTCTGATGATGAATTGCCGACGGAGGGCATTGGACATAATAAGGCGTTGTACATAACAGTGAGGTGCAACGGGAAAATGCTGCCGAAGGTGCTAATTGACAACGG gccatggattcacaagtcGGGAGCTGTGCCGTCTTCGTTGCATCAATTGCTCAAGTTCGTGGTAAATGACAAACTAATCACTATCTTTGCTGAAGAGGACTGCCTGGTGATCACCGATTCTGGAGTTAAAGAGGAGGGTAGTCGAAGTGTTACTATGTCCCCTCACAGCACATCCGGTATAgtctccgtaagttggataACCACGGAGGAACAAACTCTCTCAAAGGCCAGTGTAATGATGGCCAGAGAAATGATTCGTGGAGGATACAAATTCGACAAGGGGTTGGGGCGTGAACTGCAAGGGATCCTGAAGCCAGTGGAGATTATGGAAAAAAGGGATACGTTTGGTTTGGGTTTCCGGCCAACCACCAAGGACATCAAAGAGATGAAGGAGCGTAAAAGAGCAGAAAAAGAGGGCCGACAAAGGGTTTTTGACATTCCACCGTTGCGGTATACCTTTCCACGGCCAACTGAGATAATCACAGCAGAGGGTAATTCAACTGAAGAAATCGAGGATAGTTTGTCCCAATTGTTCattggggcaacatttgaagacGATTTCCCAAACGAGGCTGAATTTCCTGACGTCCCCGAGGGATCCATTTCTAATTGGACAGCCGAGTTCCTGCCTGttcagaaggagtttcggtaa